Within Gammaproteobacteria bacterium, the genomic segment AACTGCCTCTTGCTCAGTCTGAGCCTCGTAGTGCGCAAGCACCTTTTCAACCCGGGCCTCATTCCAACCCCAGGGGAATTTAGTTCGTTTCATTGGCGTCTCCTGCGTCGACGGCGGAACGCTGCAAGTGGTTTACCTCGCAGCTCATAGGCGGTGATGACAAAGACGCTGTTGGGTTCTGGATCGGGCACATAGATCACGCGCAGGTAACGTCCACCGTTTGTCCGCCCGACAGCAACTCGAGAGCCGCCCTGGCCGGGCCGATCTTCGACAGAGCGGGCCAGCACCTCTTCAACTTCGGTCTCAGAAACATCATGCTTGTAGACGTGCGGTGCATCTAAGGCTGGATCGATGTAGAAACGGATTTCCACCCGGTGAGTTTACACCACAACCTATCCGACAGCTGACGCCGAAGCTCAGTTGCCGCGAGCGTAACGAGCGGTCAACTTTAGCGACTTGTAATCGTCAGTTTGATAATAAGCAAGCGTTGGTTGCTCCAATGACTAATGTACGATGAAATTGCGCCTGCCAGAAAACTTAACAGATATGACCAAGTGAGTCGCTTCTAAATTTCTGCGGCTTTAGATTCTCGGATCACAGCATGTCCAGTCAGTATCCATATCCTCGCGATACAGGCCCTGCAAGCAATACCTACAACAACTTCCGCCTTGTAACTGCCATCAACATCCGGATTGGCTCGGCGATCACCTTGCACCATCTTCCGTCTGCAGACGCGCAGCCAGGCCGGAGTAACGCTGAATCTGCCTCGATACGGTTATCCTGAGTATCTCTTCGTATGAGATCAGTTCGACCGACTGGCGGGCGCGCGTGATGCCGGTGTAGAGCAGCTCGCGGCTCAGCACTTCGCTTTGCACGGTCGGCAACACCATCGCGACCCGTTCGAACTCTGATCCCTGACTTTTGTGTATGGTCATCGCGTAGAGCGTGGTGTGCTCGGGCAAGTTGGGGGGCAGCAGTGCTCGCAGTCCTTCGTCGGTGCGAAACCACACCCGGAACTGGCCATCGCGGTCTCGCAGGCACACGCCGGCGTCGCCGTTGAACAGTCCCACGCGGTAGTCATTGCGCAGCACGATAACGGGTCGGCCGTGATACCAGATTCTGGTGGAATCGAAGCCGCGTGCGCGCGCCACGCGCAATGTGATTTCCCGGTTGATGGTGTTGCTTCCGAAAGGGCCCTCGCGCACCGCGCAGAGAATGACTCTGGACTGCAGAACGTCCAGTGCCTGCGCCGGATCGAGGATATCGATACGC encodes:
- a CDS encoding DUF4258 domain-containing protein — its product is MEIRFYIDPALDAPHVYKHDVSETEVEEVLARSVEDRPGQGGSRVAVGRTNGGRYLRVIYVPDPEPNSVFVITAYELRGKPLAAFRRRRRRRQ